A window of Reinekea marina contains these coding sequences:
- a CDS encoding glycosyltransferase, giving the protein MTSTATPPTILHVIDTTGPGGAETVFLNLAEKMQIDGYRNLALIKGPGWVQNQLEQRGIPFKVIKPFGFLSIPYYRALLKFVKSENIKFVQAHLLGSALSFSIVSLITRIPVVATLHGQVDVNPNERFMVVKRWLLKKGLRKVVAVSGQLADYLAQRKLFARDQLSVIHNGIDVARYQVEITNELKQRFNLPDNATLVGSIGNIRPAKDYPTLIAAAKIVITQNPDTHFLIAGHAKQALQSQLETQVQELGLTNHIHFLGFLDNTPGFLAQLNVFVLSSEKEGFSISTLEAMAAKIPIVATRCGGPEEILEQGITGTLVDIKSPAQLAQAILTSPTRSNAQVKQAFKVVQEKFSEQILTNKYQQLCASQL; this is encoded by the coding sequence ATGACCAGCACAGCAACACCACCTACCATACTGCATGTAATAGACACCACCGGGCCGGGTGGGGCCGAGACTGTTTTCTTAAACCTTGCTGAAAAAATGCAGATAGATGGCTACCGCAACTTAGCATTAATTAAAGGGCCTGGCTGGGTTCAAAATCAATTAGAGCAGCGCGGCATACCGTTTAAAGTTATTAAGCCATTTGGTTTTTTGTCGATCCCTTATTACCGCGCTCTATTAAAATTCGTAAAGAGCGAAAATATAAAATTTGTACAAGCCCACCTGTTAGGTTCAGCGCTTAGCTTTTCTATAGTTAGCTTAATAACTCGTATACCCGTTGTGGCTACTTTGCACGGCCAAGTAGATGTTAACCCCAACGAGCGTTTTATGGTGGTTAAGCGCTGGTTGTTAAAAAAAGGCTTACGCAAAGTAGTAGCTGTAAGCGGCCAATTGGCCGATTACTTAGCCCAACGTAAACTATTCGCGCGTGATCAGCTAAGTGTTATACACAACGGAATAGATGTAGCTCGCTACCAAGTAGAAATAACCAATGAGCTAAAACAACGGTTCAACCTTCCTGACAATGCAACATTAGTGGGCAGCATTGGAAACATTCGCCCAGCCAAAGATTACCCAACCCTAATTGCAGCCGCCAAAATAGTTATAACGCAAAACCCCGATACGCATTTTCTTATTGCTGGGCATGCTAAACAAGCATTGCAAAGCCAACTTGAAACACAAGTTCAAGAGCTTGGCCTAACAAACCACATTCACTTTTTAGGCTTTTTAGATAACACCCCCGGTTTTTTAGCGCAATTAAATGTGTTTGTGCTTTCTTCCGAAAAAGAAGGGTTTTCAATTTCTACGTTAGAAGCCATGGCCGCTAAAATCCCAATTGTTGCTACGCGTTGTGGTGGCCCTGAAGAAATACTAGAGCAAGGCATAACAGGAACCCTGGTAGATATAAAAAGCCCTGCACAACTTGCTCAGGCCATTTTAACTTCACCTACCAGAAGCAATGCTCAAGTAAAGCAGGCTTTTAAAGTGGTGCAAGAAAAATTTAGCGAACAAATATTAACAAACAAATATCAACAATTGTGTGCAAGCCAATTATAA
- a CDS encoding low molecular weight phosphatase family protein, giving the protein MKIWLPKFIENFINDHFGSKKGLLKLCYHNVLAAFGCYRKYSIENLSIVPERYVFVCAGNICRSPLGEVVAKSMGMQAISFGLDTRGGDKADPRAIEYAETLNLSLAEHITTKTESYNPQPGDVIVAMEPKHIAMYKNTNLKQPIILLGMHGKGKKPFIHDPYCTTDLYFKKVEYLVVEKTKALVNHGQN; this is encoded by the coding sequence GTGAAAATTTGGCTACCCAAATTTATAGAAAACTTTATAAATGATCATTTCGGTTCTAAAAAGGGGCTGTTAAAACTGTGTTACCACAATGTATTAGCGGCTTTTGGTTGCTACAGAAAATACTCAATTGAAAACCTAAGCATTGTGCCAGAGCGCTACGTTTTTGTATGTGCAGGAAATATTTGCCGCAGCCCTTTAGGAGAGGTGGTTGCAAAAAGCATGGGAATGCAAGCGATATCCTTCGGGTTAGATACGCGCGGTGGCGATAAAGCAGACCCGAGAGCAATTGAATACGCGGAAACGTTAAACTTAAGCTTAGCCGAACACATAACTACAAAAACCGAAAGCTATAACCCACAGCCAGGTGATGTAATAGTAGCTATGGAACCTAAGCATATTGCAATGTATAAAAATACTAATTTAAAACAACCCATTATATTGCTTGGCATGCATGGGAAAGGTAAAAAGCCATTTATTCACGACCCCTATTGCACAACTGATCTCTATTTTAAGAAAGTTGAGTATTTAGTGGTAGAAAAAACGAAAGCATTGGTGAACCATGGCCAGAACTAA
- a CDS encoding glycosyltransferase family 4 protein encodes MNCTTYCIPNGVDTSYFRRRTEYKPKTAKGLIFIGGLGWYPNADAMKYFATSIYPEIKKEFGDIVIDIIGRGNLSELDALASRDTNFRVHGFVDDILAPMENAEAYICPIRDGGGTKLKVLDALAMGIPLIAHPIACEGIDVENGKNVLFAKTPKQYCEQLAKLKSSSELAERLSREGQILINKKYSYHIIGENINSLFKKIFNEASRAR; translated from the coding sequence TTGAACTGCACTACATACTGTATTCCAAATGGGGTAGATACCAGTTATTTTAGAAGGCGAACTGAATATAAACCGAAAACAGCTAAAGGCTTGATATTTATTGGTGGTCTAGGTTGGTATCCAAATGCTGATGCTATGAAGTATTTTGCTACAAGCATTTACCCTGAAATTAAAAAAGAGTTTGGTGATATTGTCATAGATATTATTGGGCGAGGTAACCTTTCAGAGCTTGATGCGTTGGCAAGTCGTGATACTAATTTTAGGGTACACGGGTTTGTAGACGATATATTGGCTCCTATGGAAAATGCTGAAGCTTACATTTGCCCAATCCGAGATGGTGGGGGCACTAAGCTGAAAGTATTGGATGCCTTAGCAATGGGCATCCCCTTGATTGCACATCCAATCGCATGTGAAGGCATCGATGTTGAAAATGGAAAGAATGTTCTGTTCGCAAAAACACCTAAACAGTATTGTGAACAACTCGCTAAATTAAAAAGTAGTAGCGAGTTGGCAGAAAGGTTGTCTAGAGAAGGGCAGATTCTCATCAATAAGAAATATAGCTACCATATAATTGGTGAGAACATTAATTCGTTGTTTAAGAAAATTTTTAATGAAGCCTCACGTGCTCGTTGA
- a CDS encoding acyltransferase — MILRLYKNVSIGSGFRAKGIPLLNAWDGGEIVIGNNVQLNSRNRGYHVSMYSPVKLFAESNNTLIRIGDRTRIHGSCIHAIKRIEIGKNCLIAANCQIMDSSGHELCLENPEDRINSKGKGKAIFIHDNVWLGTGCIIMPGVTIGAGTVVSANSVVIRDLPPGVVAAGNPARVIKEIVHV; from the coding sequence TTGATTCTAAGGCTATATAAAAATGTTAGTATAGGGAGTGGGTTTAGAGCTAAAGGTATACCACTGTTAAATGCTTGGGACGGAGGAGAGATTGTTATTGGCAACAATGTTCAGCTAAATTCTAGAAACCGCGGCTATCATGTGAGTATGTATTCGCCCGTTAAATTATTCGCTGAATCAAATAATACCCTTATTCGAATTGGAGATAGGACAAGAATTCATGGGTCTTGCATTCATGCAATAAAAAGAATCGAAATTGGAAAAAACTGTTTAATCGCAGCTAATTGCCAAATAATGGACAGCAGTGGTCATGAGTTATGTTTAGAAAACCCTGAAGATCGAATAAATTCTAAAGGAAAAGGAAAAGCGATCTTTATCCACGATAACGTTTGGTTGGGGACGGGTTGTATTATAATGCCTGGCGTAACAATAGGGGCTGGGACGGTAGTTAGCGCAAATAGTGTGGTCATCAGGGATTTACCACCTGGCGTTGTTGCTGCGGGAAATCCTGCGAGGGTCATTAAAGAAATAGTGCATGTATAA
- a CDS encoding ATP-binding cassette domain-containing protein, whose product MVGTSGAGKSTAIDLLLGLMLPTNGKITVGATDLDKTNIKAWRSQIGYVAQEIFILDASIRENIALGIPENEIDENRLVQAAKMANIYDFICECESNFDFILGERGSRLSGGQKQRIGIARALYKDPAILVFDEATSALDNRTERQIMRDIHALAQSRTVIMIAHRLSTVEKANKILVFKDGAVKDSGTYKDLEDSSIEFQSLLRAVEAEKQGGL is encoded by the coding sequence TTGGTAGGTACATCTGGTGCAGGGAAAAGCACTGCTATAGACCTACTACTTGGGTTAATGCTGCCAACAAATGGTAAAATTACAGTAGGTGCTACAGATTTAGATAAAACAAATATAAAGGCATGGCGAAGCCAAATAGGCTATGTTGCGCAAGAAATTTTTATACTAGACGCATCAATTCGGGAAAATATAGCGCTTGGTATTCCAGAAAATGAAATAGATGAAAATCGCTTGGTACAGGCGGCTAAGATGGCTAATATCTATGACTTTATTTGCGAATGTGAAAGCAACTTCGACTTTATTCTCGGCGAAAGAGGCTCTAGATTAAGTGGCGGGCAAAAGCAGAGAATCGGTATTGCTCGTGCACTTTATAAAGACCCTGCAATACTTGTCTTCGACGAAGCCACCAGTGCCTTAGACAATAGAACTGAAAGGCAGATAATGAGGGATATTCACGCCCTTGCACAATCTAGAACGGTTATTATGATAGCACATAGGTTATCTACCGTTGAGAAAGCAAATAAAATTTTAGTATTTAAAGACGGTGCCGTAAAAGATAGCGGGACCTACAAGGACCTTGAAGACAGCTCAATTGAGTTCCAATCATTGCTTAGAGCAGTTGAAGCCGAAAAGCAAGGAGGCCTTTAG
- a CDS encoding glycosyltransferase family 4 protein, with product MSNSSILIMLHCEQNTGYAIGPLEETFKQAALLAGYSNENILWSYKSLNEPQERVFKLEYQSYEDAQKLESLHKEYSIETVLAFDLPYPSIIGTTARKIGISNVISYWGASMSSINSGLKLAYKRFEWIFRRKHAPNLFIFESNSMLKTATHGRGVPKKHTAVIPLGVDTSIYYPKKDSTYAHTLFNIPSNRRIIFYSGHMEERKGVRVLINAMLELERSNNLINFHLLICGNKGTESEPYLSLLQNSNAIDHVTFAGYRNDIAELMRSSFLGAIASTGWDSFTMSSVEMMASGLPVIVSELQGLKETIVPGECGEYIQPGNHTQLSQLITEYANNPQKHQSHSLASRARAINLFSKKNQIMKISNAITKKSNHKINKLEVL from the coding sequence ATGTCCAATTCCTCAATACTAATAATGCTTCACTGTGAACAAAATACCGGTTACGCAATAGGACCACTAGAAGAAACATTTAAGCAAGCAGCACTTTTAGCGGGCTATAGTAATGAAAATATTCTTTGGTCATATAAATCTTTAAACGAGCCGCAGGAACGTGTATTTAAGCTAGAGTATCAATCATACGAGGACGCACAAAAACTTGAATCGCTACACAAAGAATATTCTATTGAGACTGTTTTAGCGTTCGATCTTCCCTACCCTTCAATCATTGGAACTACTGCTCGAAAAATTGGAATTAGCAATGTAATTTCATATTGGGGTGCCAGTATGAGCTCAATTAATTCCGGATTAAAATTAGCTTATAAAAGGTTCGAATGGATATTCAGAAGAAAACACGCTCCAAATCTGTTTATTTTTGAATCCAACTCAATGTTAAAAACCGCAACACATGGAAGAGGAGTGCCAAAGAAACACACCGCTGTAATACCACTTGGCGTTGATACTTCAATATATTACCCCAAAAAAGATAGCACTTATGCCCATACCTTATTCAATATCCCAAGCAATAGGCGCATTATCTTTTATTCTGGGCACATGGAAGAAAGAAAGGGTGTAAGAGTACTTATAAATGCTATGCTAGAGCTAGAAAGAAGCAACAATCTTATAAATTTTCATCTTCTTATTTGTGGAAATAAGGGAACTGAAAGTGAACCATATTTAAGCTTGCTCCAAAACTCTAATGCCATAGACCATGTAACTTTTGCAGGCTATAGGAATGACATAGCAGAACTAATGAGATCGTCTTTTTTAGGGGCAATAGCATCTACCGGGTGGGATTCATTTACAATGTCTAGTGTAGAAATGATGGCGTCTGGGCTTCCTGTTATTGTGTCAGAGCTACAGGGTTTAAAAGAAACTATTGTACCAGGCGAGTGCGGTGAATATATTCAACCAGGAAATCACACTCAACTCTCACAATTAATTACAGAGTATGCGAACAATCCCCAAAAGCACCAATCTCATAGCCTCGCTTCTAGAGCACGTGCAATCAATCTGTTTTCAAAGAAAAATCAAATTATGAAAATTTCTAATGCAATAACAAAAAAATCGAATCATAAAATCAACAAATTAGAGGTGCTGTAG
- a CDS encoding glycosyltransferase — MTISSPTHQKRVLHVISGDLWAGAEAQAATLLKHLKPLCDVSAVLLNEGELANRLRGYNIPVTVLSEQKLSSWQIFLSLRKHIKQLKPDVIHTHRQKENILGALANSTSVKARCVRTVHGAPEFSGGFKTQLLRKFDNWVGNHFQDVIIAVSDDLKTKLIGTFPEHKIKVVMNGVDVEELKAKAGITEFKKAEPNKKHIGIIGRLVPVKRVDIFLETAALFKKDNHTDYHFHVVGNGPLEAQLKEHATELDINDIVTFHGHRDDVPSYINSLDAVVMCSDHEGMPMVALEALALGTKLVTQLKSLIKALSLPIQDESLISQVTSTGRDTTSSPINVNAIGCANGTFALY, encoded by the coding sequence ATGACTATTTCTAGCCCAACGCACCAGAAGCGAGTGCTTCATGTTATTTCAGGTGATTTATGGGCCGGCGCCGAAGCTCAAGCCGCCACACTACTTAAACACCTAAAGCCCTTGTGCGATGTATCGGCCGTGCTTCTCAATGAAGGCGAGCTGGCCAACCGCCTACGTGGCTACAACATTCCTGTAACCGTTTTAAGCGAACAAAAGCTTTCAAGCTGGCAAATATTTTTATCCCTGCGCAAGCATATAAAACAGCTCAAGCCCGATGTTATTCACACCCACCGCCAAAAAGAAAACATACTCGGCGCCCTGGCCAACAGTACCAGCGTAAAAGCCCGTTGCGTACGCACTGTGCACGGCGCACCCGAATTCAGCGGCGGCTTCAAAACCCAGCTACTACGCAAATTTGATAACTGGGTAGGCAACCACTTTCAAGATGTAATCATAGCGGTATCAGATGATTTAAAAACCAAACTGATCGGCACCTTCCCAGAGCATAAAATTAAAGTAGTGATGAACGGCGTAGATGTAGAAGAGCTCAAAGCCAAAGCCGGCATTACCGAGTTTAAAAAAGCCGAGCCCAACAAAAAACACATAGGCATAATAGGCCGCTTAGTACCCGTAAAGCGTGTAGACATATTCTTAGAAACCGCCGCCCTATTCAAAAAAGATAACCACACCGACTACCACTTTCATGTAGTTGGTAATGGGCCATTGGAAGCGCAATTAAAAGAACATGCAACAGAATTAGACATAAACGATATTGTGACTTTCCATGGCCACCGTGATGATGTGCCAAGTTATATTAATTCGTTAGATGCGGTGGTGATGTGTTCGGATCATGAGGGGATGCCTATGGTGGCATTGGAGGCGTTGGCGTTGGGTACTAAACTAGTAACCCAGCTTAAATCATTGATCAAAGCACTATCCTTGCCTATTCAAGATGAATCACTCATAAGTCAAGTAACATCGACCGGCCGCGATACAACTAGCAGTCCTATTAATGTTAATGCAATTGGATGTGCAAATGGAACCTTCGCACTGTACTGA
- a CDS encoding glycosyltransferase family 2 protein: protein MKGSYGYPLSLVLFSKMEFTFMVILFWVLLVCSLYSYFLYPLVLHVLSKAVAQPALVTDSNAPHFYSLIVTVYNEKHRIRQKLENLLALEFNAEQYELIIASDSSDDGTDEIVKEYADKGVTLVRATERLGKENAQLTAIKAAKGSVLVFSDVATIMEPNALTKLDAHFQNADIGAVSSEDRFVSKSGEVAGEGAYVKYEMWLRNKESKLAGLVGLSGSFFAARAEICTDWDIHSPSDFNTALNCARAGKQSISAPDVLGFYEDLKDPSKEYARKVRTVLRGITGLSRHLDVLNPFKFGLFSLQVFSHKLMRWGVPWFLMALLVVTSLVVHLGWVYQLALIGQVLFYVTALLAHLSPKLQSIGPIKLVYFFVQVNIALMESMLKFATGTRMTTWKPSAR, encoded by the coding sequence ATGAAGGGGTCTTATGGGTACCCTTTATCGTTGGTTTTGTTCAGTAAAATGGAGTTTACTTTTATGGTTATCTTATTTTGGGTGTTGCTTGTTTGCTCGCTCTACAGTTACTTTCTATACCCTCTCGTATTGCATGTTCTCAGTAAGGCAGTTGCTCAACCTGCTTTGGTTACCGATAGCAACGCACCGCATTTTTACTCTCTCATTGTTACCGTTTATAACGAAAAGCATCGTATACGGCAAAAGCTCGAAAACCTACTGGCGTTAGAATTTAACGCTGAACAATACGAGCTTATTATTGCCTCCGATTCGAGCGATGACGGTACTGATGAAATTGTAAAAGAATATGCCGATAAAGGCGTAACGTTGGTGCGCGCCACCGAGCGTTTGGGTAAAGAAAACGCCCAATTAACGGCCATCAAAGCCGCAAAGGGCTCGGTCTTGGTGTTTTCAGATGTGGCCACCATTATGGAGCCAAATGCTTTAACCAAGCTCGATGCTCATTTCCAAAATGCTGATATTGGCGCTGTTTCTAGTGAAGATCGGTTTGTGTCTAAATCGGGCGAGGTAGCCGGTGAAGGCGCATACGTTAAATATGAAATGTGGCTGCGTAATAAAGAAAGCAAGCTGGCTGGGCTTGTTGGGTTAAGTGGCTCCTTTTTTGCCGCTCGCGCTGAAATTTGTACCGATTGGGATATTCACTCCCCATCCGATTTTAACACCGCCCTTAATTGTGCTCGGGCAGGTAAGCAAAGCATTTCAGCGCCCGATGTACTGGGCTTTTATGAAGATTTAAAAGACCCCTCTAAAGAATACGCCCGTAAAGTGCGTACCGTATTACGCGGCATAACAGGGCTTAGCCGCCATTTAGATGTGTTAAACCCGTTCAAATTTGGGTTGTTCTCCTTGCAGGTGTTTAGCCATAAGCTTATGCGTTGGGGGGTGCCATGGTTTTTAATGGCGTTGCTCGTGGTTACTTCGCTTGTGGTGCATTTGGGTTGGGTCTACCAACTGGCGCTCATTGGCCAGGTGTTGTTTTACGTAACGGCTTTGTTGGCTCACCTTAGCCCTAAATTACAAAGCATCGGGCCTATTAAGTTGGTCTACTTTTTTGTGCAGGTGAACATTGCGTTAATGGAATCCATGCTTAAGTTTGCAACCGGCACACGGATGACTACCTGGAAGCCTTCGGCACGATGA
- a CDS encoding DegT/DnrJ/EryC1/StrS family aminotransferase: protein MILQTLPPAGNPIITQLSSAAPETELNWPGYNLQWLQSGTAALAFALLHKKAAFKHIEQPEVIVPAYCCPDLLSAAQFAGYVPVVVDINPNDPSYNLEALEKAVNANTLAVIVINFMGIKERLAQLIDVVAPFSQVSMIEDNAQWFPVTPSEAQFEGDYVCFSFGRGKAVSLLGGGLVALKESLPQHTVAVNKAQVNTKKWLLKANIINRLSNPFVYNLLTKLSFLNIGATRFHELFELSGFPFESLQVLNANLHAYQQRASEAEPILDDALAQLNVLQPINSQRRGRLLRYPVLCESAEQRNALYEALISYGASKMYTTALPQVQGVQPAMWQGDGHYEHARHFAQCFLTLPVHAGVTEKHARAMAKIIAQHS, encoded by the coding sequence ATGATCTTGCAAACGCTACCGCCAGCCGGGAATCCTATTATTACTCAGTTAAGTTCGGCTGCACCTGAAACCGAGCTCAACTGGCCAGGCTATAATTTACAGTGGTTACAATCGGGTACAGCGGCCTTGGCTTTTGCGTTGCTACATAAAAAGGCCGCGTTTAAACATATAGAGCAGCCAGAAGTGATTGTGCCAGCCTATTGCTGCCCCGATTTACTCTCCGCCGCGCAATTTGCTGGGTATGTGCCCGTTGTTGTTGATATAAACCCAAACGATCCAAGCTATAACCTAGAAGCCTTAGAGAAAGCGGTAAACGCTAATACCTTGGCGGTGATTGTCATCAACTTTATGGGTATTAAAGAGCGTTTAGCCCAGTTAATAGACGTGGTTGCCCCCTTTTCACAAGTTTCGATGATTGAAGATAACGCTCAGTGGTTCCCGGTAACACCATCTGAGGCGCAGTTCGAAGGCGATTACGTGTGCTTTTCGTTTGGCCGAGGAAAGGCGGTGAGTTTGTTGGGTGGCGGGCTAGTGGCTTTGAAAGAAAGCTTGCCTCAACACACCGTTGCGGTAAACAAAGCGCAGGTTAATACTAAAAAGTGGCTGTTAAAGGCAAATATTATTAATCGTCTTTCTAACCCATTCGTTTATAACTTGCTGACCAAACTTTCATTTTTAAACATTGGGGCTACGCGTTTCCATGAGCTTTTCGAGTTATCGGGCTTTCCCTTTGAGTCTTTGCAGGTTTTAAACGCAAACCTACATGCCTACCAACAACGTGCTTCTGAAGCCGAACCCATTTTAGATGACGCGTTGGCTCAACTGAATGTGTTGCAGCCTATTAACAGTCAACGAAGAGGGCGGTTATTACGCTACCCTGTGCTGTGTGAATCGGCCGAGCAACGCAACGCCCTGTATGAAGCATTGATAAGTTATGGTGCTAGTAAAATGTACACAACGGCTTTGCCTCAGGTACAAGGCGTGCAGCCAGCAATGTGGCAAGGTGATGGCCATTATGAACATGCGCGGCACTTTGCGCAGTGTTTTTTAACCTTGCCTGTGCACGCGGGCGTTACAGAAAAACACGCCCGTGCGATGGCAAAAATTATTGCGCAGCATTCATAA
- a CDS encoding tetratricopeptide repeat protein, with product MYFRNLALAITLASTLVISACNSEQSAEKADGFIKRSEAYEKQGQYRATLIEIRNAMQAEPENLEHIQRYAEVLIKIGSVLEAEALLSEVANKNHALNLLLADALLKQGKFVSASKVLNEIGNQADTQLQLDYLNAMVDYLSGEQDAAFKDLRALVKKPNAPKAAMYEFINVLIQNQQFAEAQQWVDFSLAKNSNDAQALYYKAKLAYEDNQLENAESYLTEALIQLPETDVLLQERIQVLELLSTTLTALGRSTEAFVYQKIIREANPEAFAAKQQYKDALAAASQGDLAAAKNAFEDILTQFPNNQQAALLLGLIHLEEGDIATGESLLSENLDAETAPVSIIRATALAQSEQGKSKEALDVLERALLVRPDDSTLLALYGIISINSGEARQGLAAVSKALQLEPSRTRLHLLLAQYYVEQDQYDLALGHLRQSFAKAPDDWSTTGYYLATLLESKQQGEAVRVRDSLYNQFPKDQASLWLVAMTDYKMGNLNEAIARLKELVKIAPTNENALNALGGMHQQAEQYDLAAYYWLKALQVNPGNPNYLQALVQNASRQKSYGELAKWLSDQANQNKDIALPLHSVLVELYVNGKNMDQANAVANLYKNTDHPYAKEMQANILRGQALASAEQQDWPSALKHIDDALKIIPSSTQLTLLATQFEFSAGDGEAALNRINALLDINSRNYSAVAVKSQLIEKLEGKVKAFEYIDSVWQEQPNGALLNAYLYFLQSELPTEVEKELQRLISVEPNNDKAHVLIANNYLEKGQHVEAIASYEQALANNPQSVTALNNLAWLLKEDKVERALGYANKAAQLAPNSPNVLDTLAWILHLKGDKKQALETINKAIKIDPNNTELQQHKAQILGA from the coding sequence ATGTATTTTAGGAACTTAGCGCTTGCTATCACCCTTGCCAGTACCTTGGTAATAAGCGCCTGTAACTCTGAGCAATCGGCTGAAAAAGCCGATGGCTTTATTAAGCGCAGTGAAGCCTATGAAAAGCAAGGCCAATACCGTGCAACGCTGATTGAAATTCGTAACGCAATGCAAGCCGAGCCTGAAAATCTAGAGCACATTCAGCGTTATGCCGAAGTGCTGATAAAAATTGGCAGTGTATTAGAAGCTGAAGCTTTACTCTCTGAAGTGGCCAATAAAAACCATGCATTAAATTTACTGCTCGCCGATGCGTTGTTAAAGCAAGGCAAATTTGTATCGGCAAGCAAGGTGTTAAATGAAATAGGTAACCAAGCCGATACACAACTGCAATTAGATTATTTGAATGCCATGGTTGATTACTTATCGGGCGAGCAAGATGCCGCGTTTAAAGATTTACGCGCCCTTGTAAAAAAACCAAACGCTCCTAAGGCGGCCATGTATGAGTTTATTAACGTACTTATTCAAAACCAGCAATTTGCCGAAGCCCAACAATGGGTAGACTTTAGTTTGGCTAAAAATAGCAATGATGCCCAAGCCTTATATTACAAAGCAAAGTTAGCCTATGAAGACAACCAATTAGAAAACGCCGAAAGCTATTTAACGGAAGCGTTAATTCAATTGCCAGAAACCGACGTATTATTGCAAGAGCGAATTCAAGTACTAGAACTACTGTCTACTACCTTAACCGCACTGGGCCGTTCAACCGAAGCGTTTGTTTACCAGAAGATTATTCGCGAAGCGAACCCAGAAGCCTTTGCCGCTAAACAACAATATAAAGATGCCTTAGCCGCGGCGAGCCAAGGCGATTTAGCCGCCGCCAAAAACGCGTTTGAAGATATTCTCACACAGTTCCCAAACAACCAGCAAGCCGCATTATTACTGGGCTTAATTCACCTTGAAGAAGGCGATATTGCAACCGGTGAATCGCTCCTTAGTGAGAATTTAGATGCCGAAACCGCACCGGTTTCCATTATACGTGCTACCGCGCTGGCACAATCGGAACAAGGAAAATCTAAAGAAGCGCTCGATGTATTAGAACGAGCATTACTAGTAAGACCCGATGACTCTACCCTGCTCGCGCTGTATGGCATTATTTCGATAAACAGCGGCGAAGCTCGCCAGGGGTTAGCGGCTGTTAGCAAAGCATTGCAGTTAGAGCCTAGCCGAACGCGATTACATTTATTACTAGCACAATATTACGTAGAACAAGATCAATACGATTTAGCCTTAGGGCATTTAAGACAATCGTTTGCGAAAGCACCCGATGATTGGTCTACCACTGGGTATTACTTGGCTACCTTACTCGAAAGTAAACAACAAGGTGAAGCCGTACGTGTGCGTGATAGCCTATACAACCAATTCCCAAAAGACCAAGCTAGCCTTTGGTTAGTCGCCATGACCGACTACAAAATGGGCAACCTAAACGAAGCCATTGCACGCTTAAAAGAACTGGTAAAAATTGCACCGACAAACGAAAACGCCTTAAACGCATTAGGTGGCATGCACCAGCAAGCCGAGCAGTACGATTTAGCCGCATACTATTGGTTAAAAGCATTGCAGGTGAACCCAGGCAACCCAAACTATTTACAAGCTTTAGTTCAAAATGCTTCTCGGCAAAAATCTTATGGCGAATTAGCTAAATGGTTGTCGGACCAAGCGAATCAAAACAAAGACATTGCCCTACCGCTGCATTCGGTATTGGTTGAACTTTATGTAAACGGTAAAAATATGGATCAAGCCAACGCCGTTGCAAATTTGTATAAAAATACCGATCACCCTTATGCCAAAGAGATGCAAGCCAATATACTTCGCGGCCAAGCGTTAGCGTCGGCAGAACAACAAGATTGGCCAAGCGCCCTGAAGCATATTGATGACGCGTTAAAAATTATTCCAAGCAGTACACAACTTACCCTACTGGCCACACAATTTGAGTTTAGTGCCGGTGATGGAGAGGCCGCTTTAAATCGCATTAATGCACTGCTCGATATTAACAGCCGCAATTATTCGGCCGTTGCCGTTAAAAGCCAGCTAATAGAAAAATTAGAAGGCAAAGTCAAAGCGTTTGAATACATAGACAGCGTTTGGCAAGAGCAGCCCAACGGCGCGTTACTGAATGCCTATTTGTACTTCTTACAATCGGAACTCCCGACCGAAGTAGAAAAAGAGCTGCAACGCTTAATATCGGTAGAACCAAACAACGATAAAGCGCATGTGCTTATTGCCAACAACTACTTAGAAAAAGGGCAACATGTAGAAGCCATTGCCTCTTATGAACAAGCACTGGCAAACAACCCGCAATCGGTTACAGCGCTAAATAATTTAGCCTGGCTTTTAAAAGAAGATAAAGTGGAACGTGCACTTGGTTATGCGAATAAAGCGGCACAGCTAGCGCCGAATTCGCCCAACGTTTTAGATACTTTAGCGTGGATACTGCACCTTAAAGGCGATAAAAAACAGGCATTAGAAACCATAAACAAAGCAATTAAAATAGACCCAAACAATACCGAGCTGCAACAGCACAAGGCGCAAATTTTAGGCGCTTAA